The segment agtttgtttgttttttaaaatcagttaaaaATAGTTTCTGGTAAAATACCTGTCAATTTTTGTCCTGCTCTTTAGTCTCCCTGCCAGTTTATGGTTTTACAATCacaattttctattttttaaaaaaatatttctctcctaTGTCTTCCACAAAAAGGACCTACACAAAATAACAGGGAAACTGTTTAAATTACTGAGTTCAATTCTACAATCATTATGcttgtgcttaattttacacaagcAAGTAGTTGCAagagaccagatcctcagttatGGAAACTGTCATAGGTCTTCAAAGTTTaaaccaggtgaggatctggcccattgacttgaatgggattactcacataaaaaagataggtttcagagtaacagccgtgttagtctgtatttgcaaaaagaaaaggagtacttgtggcaccttagagactaaccaatttatctgagcataagctttcgtgagcacgaaagcttatgctcaaataaattggttagtctctaaggtgccacaagtactccttttctttttattaaaaagatacTCAAATGCTTAACTATTTACAGGATTGTTTGATCCATGACATTACTTCATTGCccatcccatgactacttagctACTCTAATAGTCTTTtctgagggaccttgttaaaagTCTTTTGATAAATCTAAACAGTCAAGTGGTTTTTCTTTATCTACTACTTTAATGATGCTGTCTAAGAGATTAATGATTATTTTCCTTAGCAGAAACCCTGTTGGCTAGATGCTATCATATCATGAACTTCAAGTGTTTTATTATTTGATTTTCAATTGTTCATCCAATTTGCCAGGTACAGGGTAAGGCTTCCAGGTCTGTAATACTCCCCAGAACCATTTTATACACAAATACAATATTTGCTACCCTTCAATCATCTGGAACAATAGTTTAGAAATCTTCCAAAATCTACCTAGGGAAGTAACCCTTACTCACGCATGTTGTCCCCTTTGCTTCTATAGGGCTATTCAGGTGAGTAAAGATTTGTAGAATATGGGACCTACCAGTTTGATCTTTTTCTGTTCTTCAGAGATCCCTGtatgttaattttttaattaaataatgagAGCATTAGTATTTATCACAGAGATCTTGGAACAAGTGAATAGTGACATATGAATGGCTAACTTTAGATGTTGGTAGAATATCTGAAGTTGACAAAACAGGCTAAAATGTGTTTGTCTATTGAAGTTGTATTAGTTTcattcttaaaatatttaacttgATTCTTTAATATTTATGCAGCTGATCAGAATGCATAATTTAGGAGCACACGTCTGAAAATTCTGGCCCATATCCTTACTATCAATATTGCTATAGTATACATATGCTGCGACTTCTATAAAGAGCATTGACTGTGCACTGTTATGTTAGCCACTAGATGCATATACAATATCACATAACATAAGCCTCAGAGTAGATGTGGACTATGCTTTCCCCACGACAAAAATAAGTATCTGTTCCCTAATATCTATCTGTTCATTGTATGAATATAAATCTAGATTACAAGAACATAAGAAATCATAGGGATGGAAGACAATCAATTAGAGCCTGTCCACATTGCTTATTTTGTGTTGGATTAGCTATCTCTCCAATTCGTGTACCTCTGATATTTTCCTTCCAAATACCTTAtggtttttaaaactttgttagATGCTTCCATGCCTGCTCTTGACAGAACAGAAAAAAGATTAGTAACAGGAAAAGACAACCTGGCTCACTTATATGCCCTTTCAGTTTGTGGTTTTAATTTCACTTTCAGCATTAACTACTCCTTTTTTTTACGATTAAACTAATGTTTTGACTCCATTGTGTCTATCAAGCATAGCCCCAGACCTCCCAAATGCACAGAAAAAGTATGTTCCCTGCCACCCCCATTAGAGAAGTGCAACATGTAATCCTCTCCACTAGCAGTATAAAGAGGAAGAAATTGAGACCCCATCCTCACTTCTTGGATGGTTGTTGCCCACAGGGATACTAGCAATCATTGttacatttttcctttctgttccttCCAGGTTTCTCTGCCTTAATGTGATTGCTTCTCAGATTCCTTTTTTCAAAGGATTCCAGGCCTCTACCCTTTTTGTATAACTAAAAGACTGGTCTTGTTACTTGCTAAGAATTAATTTTTTACATAAACAAACGATTCCAAAATAAGAGTTTTCTACTAAGGCCTGCACTGAAATACCTGAAAGTGCAAACTGCACCTCTAATTTCAGTTCCATTTTCcacgtagacaaggccttaaatgAGAGGAGTACGTTCAGCGTCTCAGGGCCTGAGTTTCTCAATTACTTGAGTCCATTTGATTGCCTCTATCATAACAACCTTTAGAATTCAAGATATAATAGAATtaagtacttttttaaaaaatcccatgctAGGAAAAAGTTCCTTAATTTTTCCAATACTACTGTTGAAAAAATGCCCCAATTCCTTCTGCAACTTTTTCAGTATATACATAGTGCTACACGGTgcatctacatggggaaaagaaCCAAGACAGTTAGTTTTTATTTTCTAACTTTTACTAACCCTGATATTTTTTTCACAGAGAAATTCTTATGTGAATGATCTGCACTTAatataaaaaggagtacttgtggcaccttagagcctaaccaatttatttgagtttaagcttttgtgagctacagctcatgaaagcttaatttcaaataaattggttaggctctaaggtgccacaagtactccttttctttttgcgaatacagactaacacggctgttcctctgaaacctggcactTAACATAGTTTCTTATCTTGCTTCCTCTAgcacagtggctttcaacctgtggtctcTAGACTGCTGAGGAGGTCTGCAGACTAtacctaagatttccaaaggagtcctatctccatttgaaattttttaggggtccacctaagaaaaaaggttgaaaacccctggtCTACCTGGCACAATACTGCTTTTTAACATTTCCCAAGAGTTTTATCCTTCAtgaattccaaggccagaaggggcagtgtgatcatgtcatctgacctcttgtataacacaagTCATAAATCTAGCTTCATATCTAACTTACTTACTCTTCAAATTTGGCTTGTTGTGGGAACTGTAAATCTGGCAGCTTGTGGGAGCCCAAGAACTGCACTCAGGTGCCTTGGGTGctctgccactgaactgctgagtaaccttgggcaagtctctgctctgcacctcagtttccctatctgtgaaatggggtaaggatactaacctcctttgtaaagtgctctgagagctATTGATGGTTAAGCGCTGTATAAAATGTAGATATTATTACTAATCACTATTAAATGGAAGAGCTAGCCAATGGCTATATGTGTGGGCCCGACTGACCAAGGTGTTACTCTAGCTTTGTGCCAAAGGGAAGTGTAACAGAGCAAGGCCGTGCACCCAGGCGGGCCCGGCTGTCAAGCAGGGCGAGAGAGGCTCCAGCTGGAGATGCTCCACCTCGCTGCCTGCCCGCAGTCCTGGCCCGGCCCACACTGACTGCGTCAGGAACTGCTCGGGGCAGAGGGCGGCGGCTGGGCAGGGACAGCGCAgcctgggagcaggggctgggccacgaGCCGCCTGGAGGGCAAGCGCAGCCCCGCTCACAACAACGGTGAGAGGGCCACGTGCGCCACCCCGATCCCGCTTCTCTCCGGACAGCGGCCGCCGCCGCCGTCTCTGCCTCGGCAGCAGCAGCCGCATCCAGCCCCGACTGTCCACCCCAACCCTGGCTCCCCCGTCACGGCCCGGGCACATTCCGCGCATGCGCTAAAGGCGCGCGCGATGGGGGTGCAATCGGCGTCGGCGGCGCCCGGCTTTTCTGTGCGCATGCGTGAATAGGACTCGCCGCGGGCTCCCTGAGCCAGCTTACCATGAATGCGCCGGAAGTAATCTCAACGTCTCCGCTCCGGGTCGGCAGTGTACGCATGCGCTGTGTGAAGGAGCTGGTGCGTACGCGCGGAAACTATGCTGTCGCCGGCTGCTTTTGAGTGTGCTGCGTCCTGTCACCAGCCAGTGCGCAGGCGCGTCCCGGTGTCGCCGCTGCTCCTCACTGACTGACTGCACAGTGTCGTCAAGCGCCGCTCGGATCAGCGCGGTTCGGCGGAGCGATCAGCCCCTTCGCGGGAGGGGTCCGGCGCCGGGCAGCACCACCCCCGCCCTGTGCCCCGGGCCTAGAGCCGGCCGGCCTCGTGCCACGTGTCCCCTCCGAGAGGCTTCTGTCCCCGCTGTGTGGGCCAGCGCTGACCCCGTCCCCGTCCCGCTGAGAGGACGCAGGGCCGCCAGGCCGTGTGAGGCCCAGGGCGGCCCGTGCGTAGGCTGAGGAGCTAGCGCCTGTCCCGAGTGCGGGGCGCCGTGCTATCCCCGTTTCCCGGTGAGATCAGAGAGGGGCAGGCCGGGCAGCGGCAGGATGAAGCTGGTGAGGAAGGACATCGAGAAGGATAACGCGGGGCAGGTGACCCTGATCCCCGAGGATCCCGAGGACATATGGCACACCTACAATCTGCTGCAGGTGGGCGACAGCCTGCGGGCATCCACCATCCGCAAGGTGCAGACCGAGTCTGCCACGGGCAGCGTGGGCAGCAACCGCATCCGCACCACCCTCACTCTCTGCGTGGAGACCATCGACTTCGACTCGCAGGCCTGCCAGCTGCGGGTCAAGGGGACCAACATCCAGGAGAATGAGTACGTCAAGATGGGAGCCTACCACACCATCGAGCTGGAGCCCAATCGCCAGTTCACGCTAGCCAAGAAGCAGTGGGACAGTGTGGTGCTGGAGCGCATTGAGCAGGCCTGCGACCCAAGCTGGAGCGCTGACGTGGCAGCTGTGGTCATGCAGGAGGGGCTGGCTCATATCTGTCTTGTTACCCCCAGCATGACACTGACCCGGGCTAAGATTGAAGTGAACATCCCCAGAAAACGAAAGGGTAATTGCAGTCAACATGACCGAGCACTGGAGAGATTCTATGAGCAGGTGGTGCAGGCAATCCAGCGTCATATCAACTTTGAGATTGTGAAATGTGTTCTGGTGGCCAGCCCGGGGTTCGTAAGAGAACAATTCTGTGACTACATGTTCCAGCAGGCAGTCAAGACTGACAACAAGCTGCTGCTAGAGAACCGGTCCAAATTCCTTCAGGTAAAGTAGATAAGTAACCCTTAAACTGGGAAATCCAAAAAGAGTGAAGAGTTATACAGTGTGACAAGAAGGTGTTATAAGTAAAGTGACATTAACACAAAGAAAACTTAGGCTGAACATCAAGAGAAATTTATTTTTTGTGAGATCTTAAATGATGGGCTAGTAAGGAATGTAGGTGTCCTTTTGTTTGGGACATTTAAATCTAGACTAGATAAAGCAGTAGATAATTAAATGCAGCAGTGCAAaggtaaggatggcatggtatggtattgctacccttacttctgcactgctacctGCAAAGCTGTATCCTCAGTAGCTGACACTCtgtggccgcccagctctgaaggcagcagcacagaagtaagggtggtatggtATGGTTTTGGtatgccaccctgacttctgtgctgccttcagagctgggtgcccagccaccagctgctgctctccggccacccagttctgaaggcagcacagaagttagGGTGGCATACCAAAACCATACCATACCACcgaggtaagggtggcaataccacgtgatcccccacccccaaataaccgtgtgactccccccccccgcaactcccttttgggccaggccccccaatttgagaaatgctggtctcccccgtgaaatctataTAGTGTAAGGTAGAAAAAGACCAGAATTCACAGTGGGAgtccagatttcacagtccgtgacgcgtttttcatggccgtgaatttggtagggccctaatcatgagTGTTTAATGACAAATTTAATGCTGCtgtgaaaaaagcaaatgaaaacataCCTGTAACTGGCAGGGCTGAATTAACATTGCTGTTGAAAACCTTAATATTTGTTTCTCTTCGCGTTTTGCTGTCTGCATGACCTTAAGGTTTCATTTACTAATTATTTTTCATCTGACTTCTCGGGTATTTTTTAAAGGAGgatgaaaaaaataagaaaatccaGATCTTCTTGGCTTCCTGAGTTTACTACTTCTGGCTTCCTAGATTAAGCAGGTCTTTAATCCAAAATCAAGCTTCCAAGCCTTTGGAGGTCCCAGTGCATTAAAAATAGCTTCAGAAGTATGAAACGGGCATTCGTTTTAACTCAGTGTTTTAACATGGATATGTATCAGGTATTATCTGATTTGCAGTGATGACCAGCATGAGGAGCAGGGTCCAATCACTACTGAAAAGCATCTGCAGCATGTGCAATGCATGCCTCTTCTGAAGCATATATCTGTAGCCGTagcaggttgttgtttttttgaacAGTTGGTATATCATTTCAGAGATGTAACTTTAGAGAGAAAAACaacccatcttttttttttcttttttttcttttttttttttttttcaaatgtagcaAAAGCACTAGTTCCTGTTGAGAATTACTCTGTCTAGTTTCAGATGTTTTTTGCTCTAGGCCAGTGCTTAAGATCCcagaatgtttaaaacaaatcttGAACGATGGAAGCATTTTTTTGTATCCTTGCTAAATTCAGAGGTAGCTGAAgagattttgttcaatatttctgaaaaaaattcaccTTGATAAAAAGACTGAcgatggaaaatttcagttcacAAGTGAAACATATAAGACTAAGTAATCAGCATGGACTAAATGATCCACTTTTTCTTCTATCTATAACATTTATTATTGTAGGTCCACTCCTCCTCGGGACATAAATATGCGCTGAAGGAAGCTCTTTGTGACCCAGCTGTGGCCAGCCGTCTCTCTGACACCAAAGCAGCTGGTGAGGTCAAAGCCTTGGATGACTTCTACAAGATGCTGCAACATGAGCCTGACCGTGCTTTTTATGGCCTCAAACATGTGGAAAAAGCCAATGAGGCCATGGCCATTGATACCCTGTTGATCAGTGATGAGCTCTTCAGGCACCAGGATGTGGCTTCTCGCAGCCGATATGTGCGGCTGGTAGATAGTGTGCGGGAGAACATGGGCACAGTGCGCATATTCTCCAGCCTCCATGTGTCTGGGGAGCAGCTTGGCCAGCTGACAGGGGTAGCAGCTATCCTGCGTTTCCCTGTTTCTGAGCTCTCTGACCAAGAGGAGGAATCCAGTTCTGAAGAGGATTGATGATGATAGCTCACTCCACCCTTCCCTCATAGCATAATAAGACTAAAATGACAGTCATGGCACTTCCTTTCCAAATACTGCAAGCAGATGTGCCATGGCATGCAATTTAACTTTTTGAGGACAATATTTTTTAAGgtgtctggttttgttcaacacacTCTACTGGATAGTCATATATATTTGCACTTGctgtggtgatgatgatgatgatgggtaTACTATAGGTTGGGGTTGACCATTGTTTGTACAAACTACACTCTGGATCTCCAAGAGCACAACAAACTAATATAAAATTCTCTAATTTGGTTCCTGAAAGCTGCTGATTAGGTATTTTAAAGCAGATGAGTTTCTTTGCCTTTTGGTGAATGTACAAAAAAGGATAATAaattaagagggggaaaaaacactaAAATGTCACATTTCCTGTTTTAAGTTATGTGCTTGCAAACAATACTACAAAGTATGGGAAGCAACGTGTTAggttattatatttattattataaagaaTACCTATACTTTTCAATCAGCTATCCAAGGCTTGCCCATCTGAAAGGGCTATGTTGACAACTAAGTCAGGAACCCAGGGGCCATACCTTACTGATGTAAAAAGGAGTAGATTGTAGTAGGGATGGGAAGAATACTAGATGTGGATCTGTCTTCGTCATGAGTCCAGCCATTTGACTGAATTTGGCAATATTTAATACTGTTCTATCAGAAatggaaactaaaaaaaaaactgaattgACAATATCTCTTTAGACATGACGGAAACTGCAGGTCAAGGTGTGAAGCTGTATGTGCCATGCTTTTAACATTTCTTTAAATGCACTACTTCAGATCCCTATCATGTGAGCTCCAGAAAGTTGTGCTCTGTGCTGGTTTATATGCTATTAATTAAAGCTGGAGCGTCTGATTTATTGTTTTCTAATGAATCAGCATTGGGATCATTTGGACCTCACGCTGCAAACccttacttgcatgagtaaggttTGCAGAATTAAGTCCATAGCTTCCCCAGGAATCCTTTTGGCAATAGATAAATGGCTTGCATTACAATCTCACAATCTGTTGTTCTCACgtagatgtttttaaaaacaggtatgTATAAAACATTATCTTTTGGAAATAAAAGATCTAATTAGAGGCAGGACTTTGACCTTTTTGAAGGTAGTGATGGTTGGAAAAAGTTAACTTTGTTATTTCCCAATTTTATTTAACCTATTTATCTATATTTATTAAAGGTGCTCAGAATTGAGGTGATCAAACAGTAATTCAGTATTTCCTGGAGTTTATAGTTTGGAAAAAAAGTTTAgcggaggggaaagggagggaatcTTCAGAATCTGAAACCCAATTAAGGAGGGGTTTTTGGGGGGGCTTTCAAGAGTAATAGTGTAATTTTTACATACAAATAATACTCAGTTGTCAGGCAAGGCATGgccccaaatttttttttttgtttgtttttgttcttgttcTTTAAATATAACTGTTAGAACTCAACTTATGGGCAGCCCTTTAATTATAACTTGAATTAACTGCAGTGAGTTGCTGTGGTCCACTTCGGATATCTGATTATAGGAATCTTGGCCTTAGAGCCCAATCATGCAACGTCTTGAACACCCTCAACTCCTATTGAACATTTATCTATTTGAGGAATTATAAGTAATCACTGAATTTTTCTCTAACAATTAGCACtatttgacttaaaaaaaaaaaaaaggacattctTGTTGAAAGGCTGTAGCTTTATTGGGCAAGATCCTGAGCCACTAGCAAGGGTTGGAGTGCCCTCAGCTtacattaaagtcaatgtgatTTGACAGATACTCAGCACATGGCAGAACCAAGTTGCAATAAATAGTCTTAAATCTGACAAGTTAGTTTTATAGCACTAAATGGTTTCACTGTGTCTAAATACTGCATAAGTATTTTCTCCCTTGAGATAGCTATATTAGGCCTGTATGTTGGTAAGCAAACATCAGTGGTCGTTATTAAATATTGCAATAATCTTCAGGATAACGCTGTTTATAATTAAGACCAGACTATAGTACTGAACTTGTATTTAGCATGGATAGCAAATTAAAAACCTTTAATTTGGTTGGATTAAAATATCTTTACATTGGTATAATTTGTTGAATTATGCTATCCCAGATTGTGGGACTGAAGGGCTTGCTGGTTGTTTGTGTCTTGAGTGGAAAAAATGAGTTCATTTAAAAAACGTTCAGTGGTACTACTTTTTTTTTAGCCTTTTGTAGTACATGAAAGGTACAAAGTCAAAATACTGTAATTCCACAGTTCTACACTATGTGGCTCTAAGTATGACAGCATGTACTGCATTGTCAAATACAGCTCTCCAAAAAATTGATATATTGGTTAGCTGTATTTATTTGAAAAGGTATAATTCTCAGAAGTGAAAGAACTTATTTTTGCAGTTCAGTAACACTTGATTTATAATGATTTTGTTTCTCTGCAGTATTTCCGTTTAAGTTTAGAATTGGGAGTTCTGCAGTGAATGAAATttgtaaaatacagatttttcttttaactattaTTGCAGTGCCGCTAGTTTACTGGAAGAAATATATACTTCCAGAAAACAAGACACCTGGAAATTTGTTCATAAACACTTTTGTAGTGGAATCAAACTCATAAATGATACACAAGTAACAGGTAGAAAAATGCATCAGATTTCAGGAAAAAGGGATGAAATCATCCTCCAGGTAGATACAGTAATGCAGACTCCTTACACTTGGCAGAGTTCCATTGATGCTGATAACTTTGTAGTTAGAGGTATTTGCCAAAGGGTCCTTTCCATACTGGCACGTGTACTTGCAAAGTTAAGTCCTTAAACTTATATAAACCATATACAGGGATACTTCACCAGTAGAAGTCAGCAAGTGTTAAACAACACAGCAGTATTACACTACAACTTAGGACAGGAAATGAGTACCTTTTCTAACCAAAACTGCAATGGAAGTAGAGATCCCTGTACTGGGATTGGGCCAGAACATGGAGGGCCCCACCCTTAAATTTATGCCTTTGGGTTTTCAGCAATCACAAAGAGGACCTCAGTATTGCCTTTCTGAAAGAAGGATGAGAAGTATAGACTTATATTAACTCTATATAATATGGTTTATGCTGTGGTTACCTTATTGATCACCCCTTCACCCCAGATCTGAGACTGTGAAGTATATGGGACTTAACATAGAAAGAGGAGTCCGCTCTAGCATATCTGCTTGTAGGATTGGAATGTTGTGACCTGGCCTATGCTTAACATTAAGAGTATCAGTAGTCCTGTTTATTTTGATCCAGCAACCCCTGTTCCTGGACTGAATAATTCACTTGGGAAAAACCACTGCTGCTCTCA is part of the Caretta caretta isolate rCarCar2 chromosome 5, rCarCar1.hap1, whole genome shotgun sequence genome and harbors:
- the PELO gene encoding protein pelota homolog → MKLVRKDIEKDNAGQVTLIPEDPEDIWHTYNLLQVGDSLRASTIRKVQTESATGSVGSNRIRTTLTLCVETIDFDSQACQLRVKGTNIQENEYVKMGAYHTIELEPNRQFTLAKKQWDSVVLERIEQACDPSWSADVAAVVMQEGLAHICLVTPSMTLTRAKIEVNIPRKRKGNCSQHDRALERFYEQVVQAIQRHINFEIVKCVLVASPGFVREQFCDYMFQQAVKTDNKLLLENRSKFLQVHSSSGHKYALKEALCDPAVASRLSDTKAAGEVKALDDFYKMLQHEPDRAFYGLKHVEKANEAMAIDTLLISDELFRHQDVASRSRYVRLVDSVRENMGTVRIFSSLHVSGEQLGQLTGVAAILRFPVSELSDQEEESSSEED